Proteins from a genomic interval of Drosophila melanogaster chromosome 2R:
- the Ih gene encoding I[[h]] channel, isoform J: protein MVHFDDVSLYGTPKEEPMPNIPIVSEKVSANFLKSQLQSWFQPTDNRLAMKLFGSRKALVKERIRQKTSGHWVIHPCSSFRFYWDLCMLLLLVANLIILPVAISFFNDDLSTRWIAFNCLSDTIFLIDIVVNFRTGIMQQDNAEQVILDPKLIAKHYLRTWFFLDLISSIPLDYIFLIFNQDFSDSFQILHAGRALRILRLAKLLSLVRLLRLSRLVRYVSQWEEVYFLNMASVFMRIFNLICMMLLIGHWSGCLQFLVPMLQGFPSNSWVSINELQESYWLEQYSWALFKAMSHMLCIGYGRFPPQSLTDMWLTMLSMISGATCYALFLGHATNLIQSLDSSRRQYREKVKQVEEYMAYRKLPRDMRQRITEYFEHRYQGKFFDEELILGELSEKLREDVINYNCRSLVASVPFFANADSNFVSDVVTKLKYEVFQPGDIIIKEGTIGTKMYFIQEGVVDIVMANGEVATSLSDGSYFGEICLLTNARRVASVRAETYCNLFSLSVDHFNCVLDQYPLMRKTMETVAAERLNKIGKNPNIMHQKDEQLSNPESNTITAVVNALAAEADDCKDDDMDLKENLLHGSESSIAEPVQTIREGLPRPRSGEFRALFEGNTP from the exons ATG GTACACTTTGATGACGTGTCGTTGTACGGCACTCCGAAAGAGGAGCCCATGCCCAACATACCGATCGTGTCGGAAAAAGTCTCTGCGAATTTCCTAAAAAGTCAATTGCAATCATGGTTCCAGCCGACGGACAACCGACTGGCCATGAAACTGTTTGGCAGCCGAAAGGCGCTGGTCAAGGAGCGCATACGTCAGAAAACTTCCGGGCACTGGGTCATACACCCGTGCAGTTCATTCAG GTTTTACTGGGACCTTTGCATGCTTTTATTATTAGTAGCAAATCTTATTATCCTGCCAGTCGCAATATCATTCTTCAACGATGATCTGAGCACACGATGGATTGCCTTCAACTGCCTAAGTGATACTATTTTTTTAATAGATATTGTAGTCAATTTTAGAACAG GAATTATGCAACAAGACAACGCTGAACAAGTAATATTGGATCCAAAGCTTATAGCTAAACACTATTTAAGAACTTGGTTTTTTCTCGATTTGATTTCGTCGATACCGCtcgattatatatttttaattttcaatcaa GATTTCTCTGATTCTTTTCAAATATTGCATGCCGGACGCGCCCTGCGCATCCTGCGCCTGGCCAAGCTGTTATCCCTGGTGCGACTGCTCCGCCTTTCCCGCCTCGTGCGCTACGTGTCCCAATGGGAGGAGGTCTAT TTCCTCAATATGGCCTCGGTCTTCATGAGGAtcttcaatttaatttgcatgatGCTCCTGATCGGCCATTGGAGCGGTTGCTTGCAGTTCTTAGTGCCAATGTTGCAGGGTTTTCCATCCAACTCCTGGGTCTCCATCAACGAGTTGCAG GAATCGTACTGGCTGGAGCAGTATTCGTGGGCATTGTTCAAGGCCATGTCGCACATGCTCTGCATAGGCTACGGCAG ATTCCCGCCACAATCACTGACAGACATGTGGCTGACGATGCTATCGATGATATCCGGGGCCACCTGTTACGCATTGTTCCTCGGTCACGCGACCAATCTCATCCAGAGCTTGGACTCCAGCCGGCGCCAGTATCGCGAGAAGGTCAAACAGGTGGAGGAGTACATGGCCTACCGCAAGCTGCCACGCGACATGCGGCAGCGCATCACGGAATATTTCGAGCATCGGTACCAGGGTAAATTCTTCGATGAAGAGTTGATACTTGGCGAGTTGAGCGAAAAACTGCGCGAGGATGTCATCAACTACAACTGCAG ATCCCTCGTGGCGTCAGTGCCTTTTTTTGCTAATGCCGATTCGAATTTCGTTTCCGACGTAGTTACCAAACTGAAATACGAAGTTTTCCAACCAG GTGATATTATCATAAAGGAGGGTACGATCGGTACTAAGATGTACTTCATACAGGAGGGCGTGGTGGACATTGTCATGGCCAACGGCGAG GTTGCCACCTCACTTTCGGATGGGTCTTATTTCGGTGAGATCTGTCTGCTGACCAATGCGCGTCGTGTGGCCAGCGTGCGAGCCGAAACCTATTGCAATCTATTCTCGTTGAGCGTGGATCATTTCAATTGCGTTCTGGATCAGTATCCGCTGATGCGCAAGACCATGGAGACTGTGGCCGCCGAGCGGTTAAACAAGATCGGCAAGAATCCAAACATAATGCATCAGAAGGACGAGCAGCTGAGCAATCCGGAGTCGAACACGATTACGGCT
- the Ih gene encoding I[[h]] channel, isoform I: MPNIPIVSEKVSANFLKSQLQSWFQPTDNRLAMKLFGSRKALVKERIRQKTSGHWVIHPCSSFRFYWDLCMLLLLVANLIILPVAISFFNDDLSTRWIAFNCLSDTIFLIDIVVNFRTGIMQQDNAEQVILDPKLIAKHYLRTWFFLDLISSIPLDYIFLIFNQDFSDSFQILHAGRALRILRLAKLLSLVRLLRLSRLVRYVSQWEEVYFLNMASVFMRIFNLICMMLLIGHWSGCLQFLVPMLQGFPSNSWVSINELQESYWLEQYSWALFKAMSHMLCIGYGRFPPQSLTDMWLTMLSMISGATCYALFLGHATNLIQSLDSSRRQYREKVKQVEEYMAYRKLPRDMRQRITEYFEHRYQGKFFDEELILGELSEKLREDVINYNCRSLVASVPFFANADSNFVSDVVTKLKYEVFQPGDIIIKEGTIGTKMYFIQEGVVDIVMANGEVATSLSDGSYFGEICLLTNARRVASVRAETYCNLFSLSVDHFNCVLDQYPLMRKTMETVAAERLNKIGKNPNIMHQKDEQLSNPESNTITAVVNALAAEADDCKDDDMDLKENLLHGSESSIAEPVQTIREGLPRPRSGEFRALFEGNTP; encoded by the exons ATGCCCAACATACCGATCGTGTCGGAAAAAGTCTCTGCGAATTTCCTAAAAAGTCAATTGCAATCATGGTTCCAGCCGACGGACAACCGACTGGCCATGAAACTGTTTGGCAGCCGAAAGGCGCTGGTCAAGGAGCGCATACGTCAGAAAACTTCCGGGCACTGGGTCATACACCCGTGCAGTTCATTCAG GTTTTACTGGGACCTTTGCATGCTTTTATTATTAGTAGCAAATCTTATTATCCTGCCAGTCGCAATATCATTCTTCAACGATGATCTGAGCACACGATGGATTGCCTTCAACTGCCTAAGTGATACTATTTTTTTAATAGATATTGTAGTCAATTTTAGAACAG GAATTATGCAACAAGACAACGCTGAACAAGTAATATTGGATCCAAAGCTTATAGCTAAACACTATTTAAGAACTTGGTTTTTTCTCGATTTGATTTCGTCGATACCGCtcgattatatatttttaattttcaatcaa GATTTCTCTGATTCTTTTCAAATATTGCATGCCGGACGCGCCCTGCGCATCCTGCGCCTGGCCAAGCTGTTATCCCTGGTGCGACTGCTCCGCCTTTCCCGCCTCGTGCGCTACGTGTCCCAATGGGAGGAGGTCTAT TTCCTCAATATGGCCTCGGTCTTCATGAGGAtcttcaatttaatttgcatgatGCTCCTGATCGGCCATTGGAGCGGTTGCTTGCAGTTCTTAGTGCCAATGTTGCAGGGTTTTCCATCCAACTCCTGGGTCTCCATCAACGAGTTGCAG GAATCGTACTGGCTGGAGCAGTATTCGTGGGCATTGTTCAAGGCCATGTCGCACATGCTCTGCATAGGCTACGGCAG ATTCCCGCCACAATCACTGACAGACATGTGGCTGACGATGCTATCGATGATATCCGGGGCCACCTGTTACGCATTGTTCCTCGGTCACGCGACCAATCTCATCCAGAGCTTGGACTCCAGCCGGCGCCAGTATCGCGAGAAGGTCAAACAGGTGGAGGAGTACATGGCCTACCGCAAGCTGCCACGCGACATGCGGCAGCGCATCACGGAATATTTCGAGCATCGGTACCAGGGTAAATTCTTCGATGAAGAGTTGATACTTGGCGAGTTGAGCGAAAAACTGCGCGAGGATGTCATCAACTACAACTGCAG ATCCCTCGTGGCGTCAGTGCCTTTTTTTGCTAATGCCGATTCGAATTTCGTTTCCGACGTAGTTACCAAACTGAAATACGAAGTTTTCCAACCAG GTGATATTATCATAAAGGAGGGTACGATCGGTACTAAGATGTACTTCATACAGGAGGGCGTGGTGGACATTGTCATGGCCAACGGCGAG GTTGCCACCTCACTTTCGGATGGGTCTTATTTCGGTGAGATCTGTCTGCTGACCAATGCGCGTCGTGTGGCCAGCGTGCGAGCCGAAACCTATTGCAATCTATTCTCGTTGAGCGTGGATCATTTCAATTGCGTTCTGGATCAGTATCCGCTGATGCGCAAGACCATGGAGACTGTGGCCGCCGAGCGGTTAAACAAGATCGGCAAGAATCCAAACATAATGCATCAGAAGGACGAGCAGCTGAGCAATCCGGAGTCGAACACGATTACGGCT
- the Ih gene encoding I[[h]] channel, isoform M → MVHFDDVSLYGTPKEEPMPNIPIVSEKVSANFLKSQLQSWFQPTDNRLAMKLFGSRKALVKERIRQKTSGHWVIHPCSSFRFYWDLCMLLLLVANLIILPVAISFFNDDLSTRWIAFNCLSDTIFLIDIVVNFRTGIMQQDNAEQVILDPKLIAKHYLRTWFFLDLISSIPLDYIFLIFNQIMKLQDFSDSFQILHAGRALRILRLAKLLSLVRLLRLSRLVRYVSQWEEVYVSTSGSFWQRSVL, encoded by the exons ATG GTACACTTTGATGACGTGTCGTTGTACGGCACTCCGAAAGAGGAGCCCATGCCCAACATACCGATCGTGTCGGAAAAAGTCTCTGCGAATTTCCTAAAAAGTCAATTGCAATCATGGTTCCAGCCGACGGACAACCGACTGGCCATGAAACTGTTTGGCAGCCGAAAGGCGCTGGTCAAGGAGCGCATACGTCAGAAAACTTCCGGGCACTGGGTCATACACCCGTGCAGTTCATTCAG GTTTTACTGGGACCTTTGCATGCTTTTATTATTAGTAGCAAATCTTATTATCCTGCCAGTCGCAATATCATTCTTCAACGATGATCTGAGCACACGATGGATTGCCTTCAACTGCCTAAGTGATACTATTTTTTTAATAGATATTGTAGTCAATTTTAGAACAG GAATTATGCAACAAGACAACGCTGAACAAGTAATATTGGATCCAAAGCTTATAGCTAAACACTATTTAAGAACTTGGTTTTTTCTCGATTTGATTTCGTCGATACCGCtcgattatatatttttaattttcaatcaa attATGAAATTGCAGGATTTCTCTGATTCTTTTCAAATATTGCATGCCGGACGCGCCCTGCGCATCCTGCGCCTGGCCAAGCTGTTATCCCTGGTGCGACTGCTCCGCCTTTCCCGCCTCGTGCGCTACGTGTCCCAATGGGAGGAGGTCTATGTGAGTACATCCGGCTCATTTTGGCAACGCTCAGTCCTTtag